One window of the Bombus huntii isolate Logan2020A chromosome 18, iyBomHunt1.1, whole genome shotgun sequence genome contains the following:
- the LOC126875414 gene encoding putative hydroxypyruvate isomerase: protein MSLKFASNLSFMFTEAPSIIERYKLAKEAGFRAVESGFPFGFSIKDVSEAQKNAHVEQILINVFTGDVSKGELGFAAIPGEEENFKKSIDLTIEYAKALNCKRIHIMSGKVNKVTTVNDDVYVKNLLYALQKFEKEGILGLIEPINNITVPNYYMNSFQKGLDVVKKINKPNLKLQLDIFHLQHICGNITKNIKELLPYIGHVQIAQVPDRHEPDTSGEIDYKYVLSILEKEGYDGYVGLEYCPKSSSVDGLSWIQKYGYEL, encoded by the exons ATGAGCCTTAAATTTGCTTCCAACTTATCCTTTATGTTCACAGAGGCACCATCTATCattgaaagatataaattgGCAAAAGAAGCTGGTTTTAGAGCAGTAGAAAGTGGATTTCCTTTTGGTTTTTCCATTAAAGATGTATCAGAAGCCCAAAAAAATGCACATGTTGAACAAATTCTTATAAACGTGTTTACAG GTGATGTTTCAAAAGGAGAGTTAGGATTTGCAGCGATACCtggagaagaagaaaactttAAAAAAAGCATTGATTTAACAATAGAATATGCAAAAGCATTAAATTGTAAACG AATTCATATTATGTCAGGCAAAGTAAATAAAGTAACAACTGTCAATGATGATGTGTATGtaaaaaatcttttatatGCATtgcaaaaatttgaaaaagagGGAATACTAGGCCTTATAGAACCTATTAATAATATCACTGTACCAAATTATTATATGAATAGTTTCCAGAAAG GTTTAGATGTAGTGAAGAAGATAAATAAGccaaatttaaaattacaacTTGATATCTTTCACTTACAACATATTTGTggcaatattacaaaaaacaTCAAGGAACTTCTACCATACATTG GTCATGTACAAATTGCTCAAGTACCAGATAGACATGAACCTGATACTTCTGGGGAAATAGATTATAAATATGTTCTTTCGATCTTAGAAAAAGAAGGATATGATGGGTATGTAGGTTTAGAATATTGTCCAAAATCATCATCAGTAGATGGATTAAGTTGGATACAAAAATATGGTTATGAATTATAA
- the LOC126875421 gene encoding guanine nucleotide-binding protein subunit gamma-1 produces MDMVTTNLQQQRQITEQLRREAALKRITVSKAVEDIMKYITEHEQEDYLLVGFSSQKSNPFRERSYCTIF; encoded by the coding sequence ATGGATATGGTGACCACCAATTTACAACAACAACGGCAAATTACGGAGCAGCTACGACGTGAAGCTGCTTTAAAACGAATTACAGTTAGCAAAGCTGTTGAAGATATCATGAAATACATTACAGAACACGAGCAAGAAGATTATCTTTTGGTTGGTTTTTCATCACAGAAATCGAATCCCTTTCGTGAAAGAAGTTACTGTACCATTTTTTAA
- the LOC126875403 gene encoding T-complex protein 1 subunit theta — translation MALHVPKAPGMAQMLKEGARYFSGLEEAVYGNITACKQFAQTVRTAYGPNGMNKMIINHIEKLFITNDAATIINELEVEHPAAKLLVLASKMQEAEVGDGTNFVIIFAGALLEAAEELLRLGITTSEIVEGYEASLEKALQILPTLVCYEVKDYQDEKQIKLGIKTAIMSKQYGNEEPLTSLVAQACVSILPKKSTFNVDNVRVCKILGSGISSSEVVQGMVFKRQVEGDVTRKDNAKIAVYTCAIDVIQTETKGTVLIKTADELMKFSRGEESLLESQIKAIADSGATVIVSGGKFGDMALHYMNKYNIMAVRIPSKFDVRRLCKTVGATALPKLIPPSKEELGYADSVYIDEVGDTIVVKFAINGKDSRVSTILIRGSTENYMDDIERAIDDGVNTFKGITRDGRFVPGAGATEIELAAQLSTYADTLPGLEQYAVRKFATALEIFPKTLAENSGSHASELLSKLYAAHKEDKKNYGFDIDQKAGLIDTLEAGILDLFLTKQWGLKYAVGVACTVLKVNQIIMAKRAGGPKVPGGGIRDDDE, via the exons atgGCTTTGCATGTACCAAAAGCACCGGGCATGGCCCAAATGCTTAAAGAAGGTGCCCGC TATTTCTCAGGTTTGGAAGAAGCAGTATATGGAAATATAACAGCATGTAAGCAGTTTGCACAAACTGTAAGGACTGCTTATGGTCCAAATGGCatgaataaaatgataattaatCATATAGAGAAATTGTTTATCACAAATGATGCTGCAACAATTATTAATGAATTGGAAGTTGAACACCCAGCTGCTAAATTGTTAGTTCTAGCATCAAAAATGCAAGAAGCAGAAGTCGGCGATGGTACCAATTTTGTAATCATTTTTGCTGGAGCACTTCTTGAAGCTGCAGAAGAACTACTTCGTTtg GGAATTACTACATCTGAAATAGTTGAAGGATATGAAGCTTCCTTGGAAAAAGCTTTGCAAATATTACCAACATTAGTCTGCTATGAAGTAAAAGATTATCAAGatgaaaaacaaataaaactgGGAATTAAGACAGCTATTATGAGTAAGCAATATGGAAATGAAGAACCTCTTACTTCTCTTGTTGCACAAGCTTGTGTCTCTATTTTACCAAAAAAATCTACTTTCAATGTGGATAATGTACGTGTTTGTAAAATACTGGGAAGTGGTATATCTAGTTCTGAGGTTGTACAGGGAATGGTATTTAAGAGGCAAGTTGAAGGAGACGTTACAAGAAAAGATAATGCCAAAATTGCTGTCTATACTTGTGCTATAGATGTTATACAAACTGAAACGAAAGGAACAGTATTGATAAAAACAGCAGATGAACTAATGAAATTCTCTAGAGGAGAGGAATCCTTATTAGAATCTCAAATAAAAGCAATTGCTGATAGTGGAGCTACTGTGATTGTTTCAGGAGGAAAGTTTGGAGATATGGCTTTACACTACAtgaacaaatataatataatggcTGTTCGTATACCTAGCAAATTTGATGTTAGGAGATTATGTAAAACTGTTGGTGCTACTGCACTTCCAAAATtg ATTCCACCATCGAAAGAAGAGTTAGGGTATGCAGATTCAGTATATATCGACGAAGTTGGAGACACTATAGTAGTAAAGTTTGCAATAAATGGCAAAGATAGTAGAGTTAGTACTATACTTATTCGGGGATCTACGGAAAATTATATGGATGATATTGAACGGGCTATTGATGATGGAGTCAATACATTTAAAGGAATAACAAGAGATGGGAGATTTGTTCCAGGAGCAGGTGCTACAGAAATTGAACTTGCCGCACAACTCAGTACATATGCAGATACTTTACCAGGTTTAGAACAGTACGCAGTACGTAAATTTGCAACAGCTTTGGAAATTTTCCCAAAAACCTTAGCGGAAAATAGTGGAAGTCATGCATCTGAACTTCTATCTAAGCTTTATGCTGCACATAAGGAAGACAAAAAGAAttatggttttgacattgat CAAAAAGCAGGTCTTATAGATACACTGGAAGCTGGAATCTTGGATTTGTTCTTAACAAAACAATGGGGTTTAAAATATGCTGTTGGCGTTGCGTGTACTGTACTTAAAGTCAATCAGATTATAATGGCAAAACGTGCAGGAGGACCAAAAGTACCAGGCGGTGGTATTCGCGACGATGACGAGTGA